The genomic region GCCGATCGTGTTCAGCGCGGGCGATGATGCGGTGCCGATCGCGCTGATGGCGCTGAACGAGGGCCTCAACGTGTTCGTCGATGCGGACGGCAAGCTGACGGAGGAGAATTTCTACGTCCCGGCCTATGTCCGCCGCTATCCGTTCATGCTCGCCCGACTGCGCCCCGATGCGCAGGAGCTGTCGCTGTGCTTCGATCCGACCGCCGACACGCTCGGCGCGTTCGATGAGGGCGATGCGCTGTTCGACGGCGCGGAGCCAACCGAGCTGACCCGCAACATCCTGTCGTTCAACGAATCGTTCGAGCAGGCCGGCGCCCGCACCGCCGCCTTCATCCAGGAGCTGCGCGAGCTGGAGCTGCTGATGGAGGGCGAGGTCTCGATCCAGCACGAAGGCTATGAGCAGCCGTTCGTCTATCGCGGCTTCCAGATGGTCAACGAGGAGAAGCTGATGGACTTGCGCGGCGACCAGCTTCGCAAGATGTCCAAGTCGGGCATGTTGCCGTTGATCTACGCCCATCTCTTTTCGCTGGCGCTGATGCGCGATATCTTCGCGCGTCAGGTTCGTCTGGGCTACCTGCCGCAGCCGAACCCGATGGTGTAACGGGAGAAGACGACGCGATGACCAGGCCAATGACCGGCGTTCGCTATTCCGCCGTCGCGGTTGCGTTGCACTGGACCATCGCGTTGCTCGTCATCGTCAACCTGATCGTCGGTCTCGGGCATGACGCGGTGCCGGCGCTCCGCGCGTGGATGCCGGCGCACAAGTCGATCGGCATCACCGTGCTGGTGCTGACGCTGGCGCGACTCGGCTGGCGGCTGGGGCATCGCGCCCCGCCGCTCCCGGCGGAGGTGCGGGGATGGGAGCGCGGCGTGGCGCACACCGTCCACGGCCTGTTCTACGTCGTGCTGATCCTGCTGCCGCTCTCCGGCTGGGCGATGGTCTCCTCGCCCGATCGCAAGAAGCCGCTGGACTGGTTCGGGGTGTTCGACATCCCGTTCCTCTCCGTCTCGCGCGAAACCGCGCATTTCGGCGGCGGGGCGCATGGGCTGCTCGGCTGGCTGATGCTCGCGCTGGTCCTGATCCATATCGCCGGCGCGTTGCGCCACCAGTTCCTGCTGCGCGACAATCTCGTCGCGCGGATGCTGCCGGGATCGGCGCGATAAAATCGACGGGCCGTTACTGACCCACTTGAAACCATCCGTATCTGTTCTATGTTATTGAAGTACGGCGGCGTGTCCCCCCTTTCGCGATGTCGTACGGCACGCCTCTGGCGTGTCTCCTCCCTGAACCTTGGCCACCTCGTGCGCTTGCACGAGGTGGTTTTTTTATGTGCTCATTCGGCGGCGAGCGCGGAGGGCAGGGCGAACGCTTCGTCGGCCAGCGCGTCGATCGTCGCGCGGACCAGCGCCACCGTCGCGTCGAAACCCGCGCCGGGCCGGTCCAGCATGGAATCGAGATAAAGCGACCGGTCCAGTTCCAGTTGGACCGCATGGACCTGCGCGGCGGGATTGCCGTGCCGCTCCAGGATATGCCCCCCGGCGTAAGGCGTGTTGCGGATATGGCGCAGACCGGCGGCTGCCGCCTCCACCTCCGCGCGCCGCACGAACCGCGTCGCGCATGACCGGCCGAAGCGATCGCCGGTTACGATCCGCGCCTCGCTTCCGGTGATCGGCGGCATCGAATGCAGGTCGAGCAGCACCGCGCAGCCGAATCGCGCGCGGGTCCGTTCCAGCAAGTCGGCGAGCGCGGCGTGATACGGGCGATGATCGGCCGCGATCCGGGCGACGATCTCCGCGCCGGAAAAGCGCCGCCGCCACAATTCGCCGGTGCGGCCCGTCCGGCGCGGGACGATGCCCAACCCGCCGCGCACCTTGGCGGTTGGCGGCCTGTCGGCGGCGTCGTCGTCCACGGCGGGGTCGCGCTCATGCTCGGCGCGGTTGAGGTCGATCCACGCGCGGCCCAGCCGCTGGACGATCAGCGTCTCGCATCCGCGCGCGGCCAGCGCGATCGTGTCGACATGGCGATCCTCCAGCGAGGCGAGTAGCTCCGCCGGCACCCGCAGGTTGGCGCGCAGCGCCAGTGGGTACTCGCGCCCCGCATGGGGGACGGACAGTACTACGGGGCTCTCCGGAATCGCCGGGCCGAGGATGTCGAACGATCGCGTCATCGGCACGCGAACCTATGGGAGGTTGCAACCCGTCGCAACCGGCCCTCGCGCGGATGGAAAATCTTAATGGGTTGGCGCATAATGCGCGTGCCGCGCGAGGCATGGCCAGAGGCAAGGACCGACAACCCCAAATGATCAGAATTCTGCTGGCCGAAGACGATCAGGTGATGCGCGAATATCTCACGCGGGCGCTGGAGCGTTCGGGCTATGCGGTGACGGCGGTCGATCGCGGCACGGCGGCGCTGCCGCTGATCGAGACGGAGCGATTCGACCTGCTGCTCACCGATATCGTGATGCCCGAGATGGACGGGATCGAGCTGGCGCAGAAGGCGGCGGACATCGCGCCGGACATGCGCGTGATGTTCATCACCGGCTTCGCCGCCGTCACGCTGAAGGCCGGCAAGGCCATGCCGCAGGCGCGCGTCCTGTCGAAGCCTTTCCACCTGCGCGACCTGGTGCTGGAGGTCGATCGCATGTTCGAGGCGGGCAATGTGAGCGGCCTCAACTAAATGTGAAACGGATGCTTGCGCGGGTCAGACCTCCCCGCTAAAGGCGCCACTCCCGTGGGCGTGTAGCTCAGTGGTAGAGCACTGTGTTGACATCGCAGGGGTCGCAAGTTCAATCCTTGCCACGCCCACCATTAAAAGCCCTTGAAAACTTTAGGTTTTCGAGGGCTTTTTCGTAGGTGAATCAGGTCATCGGCTCGGCCAGTTCCGGCCAAATTTGACCTGTTTTGACCCGTTTTTGCCCATTCCGTTGGGCATATTTTGGGCACGGGCTGGGCACGGGACGAACCTTCCACCAACCGCGCCCGTCGATTCGCAGAGCCGCGAGATAACCCCGCAGCGGGATCGGGATCGTCGTTACGCGACTTCCCGGCCCCACCCTCGCGGTGGGCACTCGGCCGCTCCCGGCAATCGGGAATGGTCGGCTCACCGCAACCGGAATGGCGGGGCAGGGCCACCATGGGAGCGATTCGGTCCCGGATGTGCATGCCGCCGCGGTTGGAAGACATCGAAATGCTCAGCATGCGCAAGCGCGGGAAGGCGCAGAATTTCTATATCAGGGGATCCATCACGCTCGGCGATCGCTCGGTCGAAGTCGCCGAGTACAGCTCCGGAACGCCAGACAAGGATGCGGCGGCGCATCTCATGGCCCAGAAGGAGCTTGAGCTACGCGAGCAACTCATGTTCGGGCCGCGGGCAACCGCGTCCCGGGCGACCATGAACGACGCCTTCGACGCCTATCTCAACAAGGCACCGAAACCACACTCGACCGACGTGGTAAGGGTCGAAGTCATGCGCACCCATATCGGCACGAACAATCTCACCGATGCGAGAGCCGCATGGCACGAGTTCAGGGACGATTATCTACTGGGACACGCTCCTGCCGGGCAGGACCGCTATCGCTCGCTGCTTCAGGCGTGCGTCAACGTCTATCACGACAAGCACGAGTTGCCGCCGTTCAAGCTCAAGGCAATTCCGTTCGACAACCAGCGTATCCGGTTCCTCAGTTATGAGGATCGCGACCGTCTGATCGAAAGCTATGTGAAGCACGTCAAGCCGATAGCAACGATGTTCGCGTTCCAGGGGCCGCGCACGCAGGAAGCGTTGCAACTGGTGTGGGGTGCAGGCGGCGCGGATATGGAGCGGGGCACGTTGTTCTTTCCACGCACCAAGACCGGAAATCCGCGGACGGTTGAGATGCACCCTCGGGTTCGCTCGGTGCTCCGCTCGCTTTGGCTGGCTCGTGGCGGTCCTCGATCCGGCCACGTGTTCCTGAATCGGTTCGCGAAGCCCTACACCGATACCCGTGACCTGGAGGTTCAGGGAGGTAACCCGATAACCAGCGCACACAAGACTGCCTGCAAGCGCGCCGGTGTCGACGATTTCACAGTTCACGACTGGCGCCATCACTGGGCGAGCCATTGCGTGATGGCCGGAATCGACCTCGTTACAATCATGCGTCTTGGAGGCTGGAAGTCGCTTCGCATGGTTCAACGGTATGCAGCCGTGGATACACGTCACATGAAGGCGGCGGTCTTGAGGCTGCGCTGAAGAATCTGATCCTATTCGGCATCTGGGAATCGCAAGGACTCGAACCCGTGTTTTCGCTGCGAGAGTATAAGTAAAACGGAATAAATCCGTCTCAGTAAGTCTCATAGTGTCCAATAGAATCAAGAACGTGCAAAAATCCGTCGCAGTGGCTATCAGTCGGCTTCAAGGGCTGTTCTGTAATCATTCTGTACGATATTTCGATGTCTGGCGGTCTCAAAGAAGCCAAGCTCGCAACGCGCAGCACAAGACAACAGCTAAAGCGAGGCGTGTATTGGCGCCAGATCGATGCGGGGGATTCATCTTGGCTACCGCAAGCTCGCCGAGGGCGGCGAGTGGCTGGTGCGCTGGTATATTGGTGACGGCAATTGCCATCGCGCGACGATCGGTGCTGCCGACGACCATGTCTCGGCTGGGACGCTATCGTATGACGAGGCCGGCATCCATGCGATATCTTCCCCGCGATGCGATCGATCTCTCCGCAGACGTGCGCGCCATCGCCGCTGCCGGACCGATGGGGGAACAGGCGGTCCGCGACATGCGTGCTGGCCGCATGGCGGGCAGAAGTTTCGCGGCCGTTGCGGACGTGGAGATAATCGGCACCCGCAACGGCGCCATGGGATGGTTGCGCGAGTTCCGACCCGGCGAGGCGCGGGCGAGCTATGAACGCCAGATCCGCAACCTCCGCAAGCGGATAGGCGAGGCCGGCGCGAGCATCGCGCTGACGCCGGCGGATATCCGTGCGGCTGCATCGCCAGGGGAAGATCGCGGCGCTGCTCACGGTCGAGGGCGGCGATTTCCTCGCGGGCGACGCATCCTATCTGGACACGGCGTTCGCGGACGGGGTGCGCGCGATCACCTTGGTGCATTATCACCCCAACGAACTGGGCGACAACCAGATGGCCCCGCCGAGGAGCAGGTTGACCGCGTTTGGGCGGGAGGTCGTGCGCGGGATGGACCGGCTCGGCATGGTGATGGCGCGAGCCACTCTTCCAGGTCCGCTTGGCAGTTCCCTTCCATCGCCAGCCTCCACCAAAGCTGGCTCCCCATGAATCGCGCAATCAGCCTCAAGGGAATCCCAAAATCACACTTCTGCCAAAGTAGTGCTAGGACCCGCTGATTAAGAGGCCTGGCGTATTTCCTTCATGAATAAAAATCGGCTCAAATATCTATTGGTCAAGCGACAGCTGAGCGCGGATAGTCAAGACATATGAGTGCTGGTTTGAGCTGGATCAGTTCCGATAGTCCGCGGGAAGGCCCCTTTAAAGGAGGGGTTGTCTTCCCCGCCGATTACGAAAGCACGACAAAACGGCCTTATATCCTAGATATCGGCGCGGATTCCGGAGAGCGCGATGGCCGAAATCATCTATTTCGTGCAGATGTGTGGGGGGCGTCGCCGATACGGTGCGTGCTGCGCCTCGTCTCATGACGGCCAAGACCGAATATATTGGTGGAGGGTAAGGCATGACCCAAACAGATGCCGGGCAGGGCAGATATATTGATAGGAGAGAAAGCATGGCCGAAACAGATGTATTGGTGGAATCACGGACCCCGACCTCCGATATGGATATCTGGTCGGACGAAGTGCTCACCAATCCTTATCCGTATTACAGGCAGTTGCGGGATCTCGGTCCCGCAGTATGGCTAACCAAGCATGGTGTGTGGGTCGTGCCGCGCTATAGCAGCATTCGCGAGGCGTTACTCAATTGGGAGGTATTCACCTCAAAAAACGGTACCGCGATGAATGCCGTGATGAACCAGGCTGTTGATGGCATTCTGTTGCTGTCGGGCGAACCAGAGCATCAGCGTCTGCGTAGAACCTTTGTTAAGCCACTGCAGCCCCAAACGCTGAAGAAACTTCAGGATCGCCTCACGGCTTTGGCTGAACAGCGCGTCGAGGAGTTGCTGGGCAAGGGTGAATTCGATGCGGTCGCCGATCTCGCGCAATTTCTTCCCTTGAGCGTTGTCACGGAACTGTTGGGATTGGGCGAAGAGGGCAAGAAACACATGCTTCGGTGGGGGGCTGGCCTGTTCGATGGACAAGGTCCGGACGGTTATCCGCGCACAATTGCCGGTCTTGAGGTCGCCAAGGAGGCGTTCACCTATCTTTCCAATATCAAGCGATCCGAACTCGATCCGGAAGGTTGGGGCGCGGCATTGTTCAACGCAGCCGACGCGGGCGAACTCTCGTATCAGGAAGCCCGATATATGCTGCTGGATTACACGGCACCGGCGCTGGACACGACGATAAACGGATTCAGCAGCACCTTCTACATGCTAGGAAGAAATCCGGACCAGTGGGAGACATTGCGGCAAAACCCGGAGCGGTTGCCCTTCGCGATTGACGAGGCGCTGCGCATGGAGTCGCCGATCCGCTTGTTTACCCGGACATTGACGCGAGATTTCGATCTCGAGGGAGTGGAGATGAAGGAGGGCGATCGCGCCATCATGCTGTCCGCGGCCGCCAATCGCGACGAGCGTCATTATCCTGATCCCGACAGTTATGACATCATGCGAGATTCGCGCGACCATGTCGCCTTCGGCTATGGCATTCATATGTGCGCCGGGCGACATCTCGGAAAGCTTGAGATCACGACGGTTTTTAAAGTCTTGCTGAAGCGGCTAAAAAGTTTTGAGATCATAGAGGAACGTCGCGAGTTGCAGAACAATCTGCGCGGCCTCGCGAAGCTCGTCATCCGCGCCAATCCGCTTTGACGAGGATGATATGACGGCCATACTTGAATTGCCGCGCACTTTGTTCGGACCGGGCACGATCAGCGAATTGGCCCGCGAATTACGCCGAATTGGCATAGCGCGTCCGTTGTTTGTCACCGATCGGGGCGTCATCGCCGCTGGCCTTGCCAAAAAGCTCGTTTCTGCACTCGGCAGCAATATGGAGTTCGTGCTGTTCGACGGCGTGACCGAGAACAATGTCTTTGCGGATGCGGACAATGGCGCTGCCCTTTGCCGGCAGGAACGCTGTGACGGCATCCTCGCATTGGGCGGCGGGGTCGGTGCTCGATACGGCCAAATGCATTGCGGTGGTTGCACGCTGTGGCGGAAGCACGGCCGATTATGCACTCAATCCGGAGAAGCAAATTCCAAGCGCCGTTCCCATCATTGCCATTCCGACCACGGCGGGAACCGGTAGCGAGGCCGACATTTTTGCAGGGGTTCACCCCGATAGCGAGAGTGCGGGCGTTGCTATTGTATCGCACCATATTATTCCGCAGGTCGCGATACTGGATGCGGAGATGACGGTTACGCTGCCCCCTAAAGGGACAGCCGCCACTGGGATAGATGCTCTCTCTCATTGTATTGAAGGCTATTTGTCCAAGGAAGACGTCCCCTTGGCGAAGCTGATTGCGCTTGACGGCGTAAGGCGCGGGATGAAATCGATCAGGCGGGCCGTCTCCCATGGAAGCGACATCGCGGCACGTTCCGAAATGCTCGTGACAGCTTATTCGGGGGGCGTGGCCATGAGCATGGGCACCGGCCCCGCCCATGCCATCGCGCTGACATGCAGTGATCAGGGCTTCCCGCATGGCATATTGAGCGGAATCGGCATTGTGATGACACTGGATCGGGTGCTGTCCCGGCTGCCTGCACAAAAAGCGGCGCTGGGGGAGGCGATGGGTTTGCAGCCATCCGAAGCGCCCGGCCTTGGCTTCGCGCAACTCATGCGCGATCTTGGCCTGCCCGTTACCTTGGCCGAGCTTGGCTATATTGTGGAAGATATTGAGGCCCTTGTCCAAGGTGTGCATGCCCATTTTCTGAACAGCTTTGCTTATTATCCTCCGGATCTTTCGACTTGCAGAGAAATAATCCGATCATCGCTCTCTGAATAATAAAGTATTATTATTTCTACAGGTGATATGGAATGGCCTATTCATCAATTTGATTGTTACTTCTGTACGGAACATAACTTTGCCGTG from Sphingomonas sp. CL5.1 harbors:
- a CDS encoding site-specific integrase gives rise to the protein MEDIEMLSMRKRGKAQNFYIRGSITLGDRSVEVAEYSSGTPDKDAAAHLMAQKELELREQLMFGPRATASRATMNDAFDAYLNKAPKPHSTDVVRVEVMRTHIGTNNLTDARAAWHEFRDDYLLGHAPAGQDRYRSLLQACVNVYHDKHELPPFKLKAIPFDNQRIRFLSYEDRDRLIESYVKHVKPIATMFAFQGPRTQEALQLVWGAGGADMERGTLFFPRTKTGNPRTVEMHPRVRSVLRSLWLARGGPRSGHVFLNRFAKPYTDTRDLEVQGGNPITSAHKTACKRAGVDDFTVHDWRHHWASHCVMAGIDLVTIMRLGGWKSLRMVQRYAAVDTRHMKAAVLRLR
- a CDS encoding SapC family protein, which produces MASAPQQLPLFYNGLEPLSSELHANYRLRPANAAPFLRNQHAIPVTVEEFPLVQRFMPIVFSAGDDAVPIALMALNEGLNVFVDADGKLTEENFYVPAYVRRYPFMLARLRPDAQELSLCFDPTADTLGAFDEGDALFDGAEPTELTRNILSFNESFEQAGARTAAFIQELRELELLMEGEVSIQHEGYEQPFVYRGFQMVNEEKLMDLRGDQLRKMSKSGMLPLIYAHLFSLALMRDIFARQVRLGYLPQPNPMV
- a CDS encoding cytochrome P450, whose protein sequence is MTQTDAGQGRYIDRRESMAETDVLVESRTPTSDMDIWSDEVLTNPYPYYRQLRDLGPAVWLTKHGVWVVPRYSSIREALLNWEVFTSKNGTAMNAVMNQAVDGILLLSGEPEHQRLRRTFVKPLQPQTLKKLQDRLTALAEQRVEELLGKGEFDAVADLAQFLPLSVVTELLGLGEEGKKHMLRWGAGLFDGQGPDGYPRTIAGLEVAKEAFTYLSNIKRSELDPEGWGAALFNAADAGELSYQEARYMLLDYTAPALDTTINGFSSTFYMLGRNPDQWETLRQNPERLPFAIDEALRMESPIRLFTRTLTRDFDLEGVEMKEGDRAIMLSAAANRDERHYPDPDSYDIMRDSRDHVAFGYGIHMCAGRHLGKLEITTVFKVLLKRLKSFEIIEERRELQNNLRGLAKLVIRANPL
- the cpdR gene encoding cell cycle two-component system response regulator CpdR; translation: MIRILLAEDDQVMREYLTRALERSGYAVTAVDRGTAALPLIETERFDLLLTDIVMPEMDGIELAQKAADIAPDMRVMFITGFAAVTLKAGKAMPQARVLSKPFHLRDLVLEVDRMFEAGNVSGLN
- a CDS encoding N-formylglutamate amidohydrolase, producing MTRSFDILGPAIPESPVVLSVPHAGREYPLALRANLRVPAELLASLEDRHVDTIALAARGCETLIVQRLGRAWIDLNRAEHERDPAVDDDAADRPPTAKVRGGLGIVPRRTGRTGELWRRRFSGAEIVARIAADHRPYHAALADLLERTRARFGCAVLLDLHSMPPITGSEARIVTGDRFGRSCATRFVRRAEVEAAAAGLRHIRNTPYAGGHILERHGNPAAQVHAVQLELDRSLYLDSMLDRPGAGFDATVALVRATIDALADEAFALPSALAAE
- a CDS encoding cytochrome b, whose protein sequence is MTRPMTGVRYSAVAVALHWTIALLVIVNLIVGLGHDAVPALRAWMPAHKSIGITVLVLTLARLGWRLGHRAPPLPAEVRGWERGVAHTVHGLFYVVLILLPLSGWAMVSSPDRKKPLDWFGVFDIPFLSVSRETAHFGGGAHGLLGWLMLALVLIHIAGALRHQFLLRDNLVARMLPGSAR
- a CDS encoding membrane dipeptidase; its protein translation is MRLHRQGKIAALLTVEGGDFLAGDASYLDTAFADGVRAITLVHYHPNELGDNQMAPPRSRLTAFGREVVRGMDRLGMVMARATLPGPLGSSLPSPASTKAGSP
- a CDS encoding iron-containing alcohol dehydrogenase, coding for MLDTAKCIAVVARCGGSTADYALNPEKQIPSAVPIIAIPTTAGTGSEADIFAGVHPDSESAGVAIVSHHIIPQVAILDAEMTVTLPPKGTAATGIDALSHCIEGYLSKEDVPLAKLIALDGVRRGMKSIRRAVSHGSDIAARSEMLVTAYSGGVAMSMGTGPAHAIALTCSDQGFPHGILSGIGIVMTLDRVLSRLPAQKAALGEAMGLQPSEAPGLGFAQLMRDLGLPVTLAELGYIVEDIEALVQGVHAHFLNSFAYYPPDLSTCREIIRSSLSE